One stretch of Pedobacter riviphilus DNA includes these proteins:
- a CDS encoding sensor histidine kinase: MKLQVKFSLYNAITKIAIILVLGAIILFSLDRLAYNQFDNRLIKKKNKIIKHLNDDEIDSLLNKQQSFTDYNILKEEFIVLTDIPDNQKDSTAKVFTEKREIEGDIEVYRILNYKFSYHTNWYNLEIGETMTALQSIKNSIRFYMLIVLVAALLITLVTDFTFSNFLLKPFYQIIDKKINLVDDPSHYNYQNIPTTTNDFKILDNSINSLMRKINTLFALEKQFIANVSHELLTPISILSTRFENMLNTPGIPVEHENKIYASLKTLNRLKVIINSLLLISKVENNQYLKTEEISLKREIDDIYEDLEDRIVDKNISYNANLSKDFHFTGNKALIHTLLINIINNAIKYNVVGGSITITDKTEAEKYIISISDTGSGMSMALVENAFDRFKRGNTEENGFGLGLAIVQSIARFHKIEVDIKSEEHKGTSISLFFSK; this comes from the coding sequence ATGAAGTTACAGGTTAAATTTTCTTTATATAATGCGATAACCAAAATTGCCATCATTTTGGTATTGGGTGCCATCATTCTATTCTCGCTTGACAGACTTGCCTACAACCAGTTTGATAACCGTCTGATCAAAAAAAAGAATAAAATTATTAAGCACTTAAATGATGATGAAATCGACAGCCTATTAAATAAACAGCAATCTTTTACCGATTATAACATATTAAAAGAAGAATTTATTGTTCTAACAGACATTCCAGACAATCAAAAAGATTCTACAGCGAAGGTATTTACCGAAAAGAGGGAAATTGAAGGTGATATTGAGGTATACAGAATACTGAATTATAAATTTTCTTATCATACAAACTGGTATAACCTGGAGATTGGAGAAACAATGACCGCCCTCCAGTCCATTAAAAATTCGATCCGTTTTTATATGCTGATTGTACTGGTTGCTGCCTTACTGATTACCCTTGTAACCGACTTTACTTTTTCCAACTTCTTATTGAAACCCTTTTATCAAATTATCGATAAAAAAATTAATCTGGTTGACGATCCATCTCACTACAACTATCAGAATATACCAACCACTACCAACGATTTTAAAATCTTGGATAACAGCATAAATTCTCTTATGCGTAAAATAAACACACTTTTCGCCTTAGAAAAGCAGTTTATTGCTAACGTTTCGCACGAACTACTTACCCCAATTTCAATTTTAAGTACACGTTTCGAAAACATGCTCAACACACCTGGCATTCCTGTGGAGCACGAAAATAAGATATATGCATCATTAAAAACCCTGAACCGCTTAAAGGTGATCATTAACAGTTTGTTACTTATTTCGAAAGTAGAAAACAATCAATACCTAAAAACAGAAGAAATTAGCCTTAAACGCGAAATAGATGATATATATGAAGACCTGGAAGATCGAATAGTGGATAAAAACATCAGCTATAATGCCAACCTCTCGAAGGATTTTCATTTCACCGGAAATAAAGCACTGATACATACACTTCTAATCAACATTATCAATAATGCGATAAAGTACAATGTTGTGGGCGGTTCCATTACCATAACAGATAAAACCGAAGCAGAAAAATATATCATTTCCATTAGCGATACCGGATCCGGCATGAGTATGGCACTTGTAGAAAATGCATTCGATCGTTTTAAAAGGGGAAATACCGAAGAAAATGGCTTTGGCTTAGGGCTCGCTATTGTGCAAAGTATTGCCCGTTTCCATAAAATAGAGGTCGATATTAAATCTGAAGAACACAAAGGAACCAGCATTTCGCTGTTTTTTTCAAAATAA